One region of Glutamicibacter sp. B1 genomic DNA includes:
- a CDS encoding carbohydrate kinase family protein, translating to MSRIEVMGESLVDVVDGTAHPGGSPLNVAVGLARLGHEVHFSTEFGRDTYGNQIAEHLQNAGVKVIAGSVTERSTSVAQVEMDELSNAHYTFDIHQQIPAIQADDATELLHTGSIAAWIEPSGQCIVDAFKNASVHSLRSYDPNLRPDLVQEKSSAIERIELLMSLSNIVKLSDVDGQWLYPELEAWEVLEHIASLGPGLVVMTQGADGCLALTSGRRIDFEASSTTLVDTIGAGDAFMSGLLYGVLANPELALALRGGTTADSKDVEVALRHALTSAALTVAQAGANPPWIEDFSLAINNYASQH from the coding sequence ATGAGTCGCATCGAAGTTATGGGAGAATCGCTCGTCGACGTAGTTGACGGAACAGCTCACCCCGGAGGTTCGCCTCTAAACGTGGCCGTCGGGCTGGCCCGCTTAGGTCATGAGGTTCATTTCTCCACCGAGTTCGGACGCGATACTTATGGCAATCAAATTGCCGAGCACCTTCAGAATGCCGGAGTAAAAGTTATTGCCGGCTCCGTCACTGAACGTTCCACATCGGTAGCGCAAGTGGAGATGGATGAGCTTTCCAATGCTCATTACACTTTTGATATCCACCAGCAAATCCCTGCCATACAAGCTGATGATGCCACCGAGTTACTTCATACAGGTTCCATCGCCGCATGGATCGAGCCTTCAGGCCAGTGCATTGTTGATGCGTTCAAGAATGCATCTGTTCACTCGTTGCGGAGCTATGATCCGAACCTCCGCCCTGACCTCGTTCAGGAGAAAAGCTCGGCTATTGAGCGCATTGAACTGTTAATGTCCCTAAGCAACATTGTGAAGCTCAGCGATGTTGATGGCCAGTGGCTCTATCCCGAACTTGAAGCTTGGGAAGTACTAGAGCACATCGCGAGCCTCGGACCGGGTCTGGTCGTGATGACCCAAGGAGCAGACGGTTGCCTCGCGCTGACTTCTGGACGCCGTATTGATTTCGAGGCTTCATCTACCACTCTGGTTGACACTATTGGTGCTGGTGATGCTTTTATGTCCGGTCTGCTCTATGGAGTATTAGCTAATCCGGAATTGGCTCTTGCGCTTCGTGGTGGAACAACTGCCGATTCTAAAGATGTTGAAGTTGCGCTTCGTCATGCGTTAACCTCAGCTGCACTAACCGTGGCACAAGCCGGAGCCAATCCCCCTTGGATTGAAGACTTCTCCCTCGCTATCAATAACTACGCTTC